Proteins encoded within one genomic window of Bombus vancouverensis nearcticus unplaced genomic scaffold, iyBomVanc1_principal scaffold0076, whole genome shotgun sequence:
- the LOC143305026 gene encoding omega-amidase NIT2-like has product MLILSSTIHNLNIMILTNIAKQVVRTMSTFRLALVQLEVNEVKRKNVERAVSYISSAKEHNADIIALPECFNSPYGIQYFPKYAESIPDGETSVASSNAAKENNIYVVGGTMPEIEGDKLYNTCTIWGPDGTLIAKHRKVHLFDIDIPNKITFRESDSLSPGNSLTTFDVKGCKIGIGICYDIRFEEMARIYRNKEMMECEPCNYEVNWYSVASYFLLLYDLLQYDHWTTALVITSAFQSE; this is encoded by the exons ATGTTGATATTGAGTAGTACCATACATAACCTCAACATTATGATACTTACAAACATCGCTAAACAAGTAGTGCGAACGATGTCGA CATTTCGTTTGGCGTTGGTACAACTTGAAGTAAATGAAGTAAAACGCAAAAATGTAGAGCGGGCAGTTTCCTACATTTCTAGCGCAAAAGAGCACAATGCTGATATTATAGCTCTTCCTGAATGCTTTAATTCACCATATGGAATAc agtactttccaaaatacgccgagagtattcctgatggtgaaacgagcgttgcttcatcgaacgcagctaaagaaaacaacatctatgtagttggtggtacgatgcctgaaatagagggcgataaattgtacaatacctgtactatttggggacccgatggaactttgatagcaaaacaccgaaag gtacatctattcgacatcgacattcctaataagattacttttcgagagagtgattcactcagtcctggtaactccctaacgacgttcgatgtgaagggctgcaaaataggtattggcatttgctatgatattagattcgaggaaatggcacgcatttatcggaacaaag aaatgatggaatgtgaaccgtgcaactacgaagttaattggtattcggtggcttcatatttcctgcttctatATGACCTgcttcaatatgaccactggaccactgcattggtcattacttcagcgtttcagagcgaatga